From the Sphingomonas suaedae genome, one window contains:
- a CDS encoding TonB-dependent receptor: protein MRVYSSGQTIHSCLMAGAAAVAMTAIAVPAAAAQSRAIDVPAQPAARGIPAFAKQAGVQILASGALVQAKRTNRVKGNFTVEEGLRRLLEGTGLSASRMDANGIIIIRAAEPTQQRISQSQAQVSPGAAAESPSTAQPDVEDVVVTGTRIDRPGYESPTPLLRVTQDELQVVSQPNLGAALAELPQFKAAESPVTSSTNVGAGRFPVNIRGLGDKRSLLLLDGRRMVNDDLNTVPSIMVRSVDIVTGGASAAWGSDAVAGVVNLLIDDKYQGLRLGAEAGVSSRGDAQQYKFEGKFGTSFADGRGYFVFGGEYVDNDGIAPRTARANTGRWSTMGNTALTPDVGYSTRLVGGYINSGVLKGYGFNPDGTLRTPDLGIVVGSSMIGGEAPSNDDISVLVVPQRRYAVMGKASYELTDTLKLSADLRYSRYYNSYPWFASHTDNVVIRSDNAFLRPEISAQMTAAGQSSFNLSRFNGDLSFADIDVDRRNIQGSVALDGSFGEGRWRYSAYYSHGEYRNKLRTPGFLITENFANAVDSVLSPTTNEPICRIALTNPNTDCVPINLFGAGAPDQAAIEYVTGTPAFDALDKLDTYGVSLRGEPFDLPAGPVSIAIGAEGRNLSTTADISEMDEARAYSGFNFSGYAGRYNVKEAFGEIVVPVVRDVPLLRKLELNGAVRVSDYSTSGTIWSWKVGATNEFVPGLIGRLTRSRDIRAPNVAELYTTPTIAYTGIVDPENPQLGTVSTLVAGGGNPLLNPEYADTWTAGFTAAPMRGLTASVDYFNISIKDVISSLGGQNIVDRCFAGNADLCRYVQRNAAGIITSISSSQVNLAEFKTDGIDAELAYTLPVNNAANGRVNFRLIGTWVNSSTKDDGITNIQYVGTQGYAFTDGTPRVRANASIGYASDSFSGMVRGRFISAGYWDRTRPTLANNHIPAYLYVDLQLSQKVQVGAGKQFELYGSVSNLFDKDPPLHSTFTPYYDVIGRYMSVGARLSF, encoded by the coding sequence TCCTTGCCAGCGGCGCACTCGTCCAGGCCAAGCGGACCAACCGCGTGAAGGGCAATTTCACCGTCGAGGAGGGGCTGCGTCGTCTGCTTGAAGGGACCGGACTGTCGGCAAGCCGGATGGATGCCAATGGGATCATCATCATCCGTGCCGCCGAACCCACACAGCAGCGGATTTCGCAGTCGCAAGCCCAGGTCAGCCCCGGTGCCGCGGCCGAATCTCCCTCCACCGCACAGCCCGATGTGGAGGACGTCGTCGTCACGGGAACGCGGATCGACCGCCCTGGATATGAATCGCCGACGCCGTTGCTGCGGGTGACGCAGGACGAGCTGCAGGTCGTAAGCCAGCCCAATCTGGGCGCTGCACTTGCCGAACTGCCCCAGTTCAAGGCTGCGGAATCCCCGGTGACGTCGAGCACAAACGTCGGAGCAGGTCGCTTTCCGGTCAATATCCGCGGTCTTGGCGACAAGCGTTCGCTTCTTCTTCTGGACGGCCGGCGGATGGTCAATGACGATCTGAACACGGTCCCTTCGATCATGGTCAGGAGTGTCGATATCGTGACCGGCGGCGCGTCCGCCGCCTGGGGATCGGATGCGGTGGCCGGTGTGGTCAACCTGCTCATCGACGACAAATATCAAGGTCTCCGCCTTGGCGCAGAGGCCGGGGTCTCCTCACGCGGCGATGCCCAGCAATATAAGTTCGAGGGCAAGTTCGGGACCTCTTTCGCCGATGGGCGCGGCTATTTCGTTTTCGGCGGCGAATATGTCGACAATGACGGCATCGCCCCCCGAACTGCGCGTGCGAATACCGGTCGCTGGTCCACGATGGGCAATACCGCGCTGACGCCCGATGTCGGTTATTCCACCCGGCTCGTCGGCGGCTACATCAATTCGGGCGTGCTGAAAGGCTATGGCTTCAATCCCGACGGGACGTTGCGGACGCCCGATCTGGGCATCGTCGTCGGCAGCAGCATGATCGGCGGCGAAGCGCCCTCCAACGACGATATCAGCGTTCTGGTCGTACCACAGCGTCGCTACGCGGTGATGGGCAAGGCATCTTACGAGCTGACCGACACGCTGAAGCTCAGCGCCGATCTGCGCTATTCGCGCTATTATAACAGCTACCCCTGGTTCGCCAGCCACACGGACAATGTCGTCATCCGGTCCGACAACGCCTTTCTGCGCCCGGAGATCAGCGCGCAGATGACGGCAGCCGGGCAAAGCAGCTTCAACCTGTCGCGCTTCAACGGCGACCTTTCGTTCGCGGATATCGATGTCGATCGGCGCAACATTCAGGGGTCGGTCGCGCTCGACGGCAGCTTCGGCGAAGGGCGCTGGCGCTACAGCGCCTATTACAGCCACGGCGAATATCGCAACAAGCTGCGGACGCCGGGTTTCCTGATTACCGAGAACTTCGCCAACGCGGTAGATTCGGTTCTCAGCCCGACGACGAACGAGCCGATCTGCCGCATCGCGCTGACCAATCCGAACACCGATTGCGTTCCGATCAACCTGTTCGGCGCGGGAGCGCCGGATCAGGCCGCGATCGAGTATGTGACCGGCACACCGGCGTTCGATGCGCTCGACAAGCTCGATACCTATGGTGTCTCGCTGCGCGGCGAGCCGTTCGACCTGCCGGCAGGGCCGGTGTCGATCGCGATCGGCGCAGAGGGACGCAACCTGTCCACCACCGCCGACATCAGCGAGATGGACGAAGCGCGCGCCTATAGCGGGTTTAACTTCAGCGGCTATGCCGGTCGGTACAACGTCAAGGAAGCATTCGGCGAAATCGTCGTGCCGGTGGTGCGCGACGTCCCCCTGTTGCGCAAGCTGGAGCTGAACGGTGCGGTGCGCGTGTCCGACTATAGCACCAGTGGTACCATCTGGTCGTGGAAGGTCGGCGCGACCAATGAGTTCGTGCCTGGCCTGATCGGGCGCCTAACCCGCTCCCGCGATATCCGCGCGCCCAATGTCGCCGAACTCTATACCACGCCGACCATTGCCTATACCGGCATCGTCGATCCGGAAAATCCGCAACTCGGCACGGTCAGCACCCTGGTCGCTGGCGGCGGCAACCCGCTGCTCAACCCTGAATATGCGGATACCTGGACCGCAGGATTCACTGCTGCGCCAATGCGGGGCCTGACCGCGTCGGTCGATTATTTCAACATTTCGATCAAGGACGTCATCTCGTCGCTGGGCGGCCAGAATATCGTCGACCGCTGCTTTGCCGGGAACGCGGATCTGTGCCGTTACGTTCAACGCAACGCCGCAGGCATCATCACCAGCATATCCTCGTCGCAGGTGAACCTTGCCGAGTTCAAGACCGACGGAATCGACGCGGAACTGGCCTATACCCTGCCAGTCAACAACGCCGCGAACGGGCGCGTCAATTTCCGCCTGATCGGCACCTGGGTGAACAGCTCCACCAAGGACGATGGCATTACCAATATCCAGTATGTCGGAACGCAGGGCTATGCTTTTACCGATGGTACGCCGCGGGTGCGGGCGAACGCCTCGATCGGCTATGCCAGCGACAGCTTCAGCGGGATGGTGCGTGGGCGGTTTATTTCGGCGGGCTATTGGGATCGCACGCGCCCGACGCTGGCCAACAACCACATCCCCGCCTATCTCTATGTCGATCTGCAACTGAGCCAGAAGGTGCAGGTCGGCGCGGGCAAGCAGTTTGAACTCTATGGCAGCGTGTCCAACCTGTTCGACAAGGATCCGCCGCTGCACTCGACCTTCACGCCCTATTACGACGTGATCGGTCGCTATATGTCGGTCG